AAACAACCTGGCCCAGCAGACCGGGGCGAGTGTCTACGACCTGCTTCTCCAGCCGGTGGACACCTCTCCTGGTAGCCTGATGCTCTTGCCTCACTTCGCCGGCACCGGCACCCCCTGGCTCGACCCCGAGTCCAAAGGGGCCCTGATTGGGCTGACGCTGGGCAGCAGCAAGGCCGACGTAGTGAAGGCTATCCTCGAAGGGACCACCTACGAGATCGCCTACAACGTGGAGGAGATGAGATCGGCAGGCGTCCCTCTGGCCGAACTCCGCGCCATCGGCGGCGGGTCTAGGTCCGCCACCTGGCTTCAAATCAAGGCAGACATACTGGGAGTGCCCCTCGCGAGACTGAGCATCTCCGAGGCCGCTTGTCTCGGGGCCGCGCTGTTGGCGGGACGGGGCGCCGGGCAGTTTGGCGATGTGGGCGCCGTCGCTTCGTCCGTGGCCGTGCCTGAGAGAGTGTTCGAGCCCGACCCCGACCGCCACGCTCGCCACTCCGAGCGGCTAGTGCTGTACCGTCGGCTGTACCCGTCTCTGCGCGACCTGCTGCATGCTCTGTGATCGGACCTGGACCCGCACCTCGACGGGCGTCGGCAGCCCGGGCAGCAGTTCCGCCTAGCTTACTAAGGAGCCGCCATGAGCGACCAACTGAACCGTTTCCGGCACGTGCGTCATCCCCTTCCCGAGGCCATGTGGACCTGGCCCCTCACGGGCGTGGGGCTAGATCACCTGGGCCATGAGCGCAAGGCCGTGACCGCGCCCATGCCCGACATAGGGCCCGACGAGCTGCTCCTGCGGGTGGACGCCGTGGGTCTCTGCTTCTCCGACACGAAGGTCATTGCCCAGGGACCAGATCACCCCAGGCTATACGGCCGGGACCTGAAATCGAACCCCGTCATTCTCGGTCACGAAGCGGCCATGACAGTGATGAGGGTGGGAAGCCGCCTGACCGGACGCTTTCACCTGGGCGAGCGCTACATCATCCAGGCTGACATCATCTACCGGGGGCAGGGGCTGGCCTTCGGCTACGCCCTGCCCGGCGCCATGAGGCAGTACGCCGTCGTCGGGCCGGAGGTGATCAACGGCGATGAGGGCTGCTATCTCCTCCCTCTCAACCCCGAGACGGGCTACGCCGAGGCCGCCCTCAGTGAGCCCTGGGCCTGTGTAGAACACTCCTACTCGCTGCAGTACCGTGCCGCCCTTCAGGACGGTGGCACGCTCCTCATCGCTGGCGGAAAGCCGGGTGTTGCCTACTCCTTCGAGTCCCTGGCCGCTGGCGGCAGGCCGAAACGGATAGTCTTGGCCGGCGTCCCCCAGTCGGTGCGTTCCAGCGTTGTCGCCGCTTTCGGAAGTGAGGCCGTCTCCGAGGAGGAGACACCCCTGGAGCCGGGGACCGTGGGGGCCCTACTGGAGGCGCACGGTGGCGGCTTCACTGATGTAGTTCTCCTGGATCCGGGCCCCGACGCAGTGGCTGCGTCCATGAAGGCACTGGCGAGGGGAGCCGCACTGGCCCTAGTGTGCACCGAGCCCCGCTCGATCATGGCCGATGTGGATGTGGGCCGGGTGCACTATGAGAACTGGGAAATCCTGGGGACGACTAGCCTTGACGTGGCCCAGGCCTACGCTGGCGGCGTACGCACCGAGCTTAAGGCCGGCGGCAAAGCCCTCTTCATCGGTGCAGGCGGCCCCATGGGCCGGATGCACGTGCAGCGGGCCATACAGTCGGCGAGCGGTCCCTCTCTTGTGGTGGCCAGCGACACGAGCGACGAGCGGCTGGAGAGCCTGAGGACCACGTTTGGGCCCGATGCCGAGCGCAGGAAGGTGAGCCTCGTGTGCGTCAACCCAGCCTCTCTGGGCCCAGAGCAATACGATGCCTTCCTCCGACGCCAGGCGCCAGACGGATACGACGATATTGTCCTGTTGGCGCCAGTCGCCAAGCTCATCACGACCAGCGTGCCTCACCTGGCCCATGGGGGCACGCTGAACATCTTTGCTGGCCTGGCGCGCGGTTCTATGGCAGAGGTTGACGCCTGCCTGTTCGCTACCAAAGGCATCCACTTCACCGGGTCCAGTGGCTCCTTCATAGCCGATCTGCAGGCAGTACTGGCCAAGGCCGAGCGGGGTGACCTGGCGCCTGAGCACTCAGTGGCGGCCATCGGCGGCATTCACGCCGGATGGGACGGGATGGAAGCCGTGATCAACGCCCGCTTCCCGGGCAAGATCGTTCTCTACCCCCAGATAGAGGACCTGCCCCTCACTTCACTCGCCGACCTGCATCAGGTCCTGCCCGACGTGGCCGCCAAGCTCGATGGGCAGGGTCGATGGACCAACGAGGCCGAGGAGGAGCTTCTCCGCCGGAGGCTGTCGCTTCCCGCCGGAATCACGGCTGAGTGGCGGCAACTCGTGGGTCAGAGTGCCGTGGTGACGGGGGCCGCGCAGGGCCTAGGAGAGGCCATTGCCCGCAGGCTGGCCCGCGAGGGAGCCAACGTGGTCCTGGGAGACCTGAACCTGCCCCGCGCTCAGGAGGTGGCTCAGGCCATAGAGAGGCAATACGGCACGCGGGCTCTCGCCATCCGCATGGACGTCACCGACGAGGACAGCGTGCGCGACGCACTGAGGCTGGCCGTAGCCGAGTTCGGCCGCCTCGACATCATGGTCTCAAACGCCGGCATTCTCCAGGCGTTCGACATCGCCGAGTTCCCCGCCGATGTCTGGCGCCGGGTCATTGAGGTGAACCTCACCGGTTACTTCATCTGCGCCCGAGAGGCGGCGCGCATCATGAAAGAGCAGGGGTCGGGCGTCATCCTGCAGATCAACAGCAAGTCGGGCAAGAAGGGATCCTTCCGTAACTCGGCCTACGCCTCCTCCAAGTTTGGGGGCATCGGCCTCACCCAGAGCATCGCCCTCGATCTGGCACCCTACAACATTCGCGTGAACTCCATCTGCCCCGGCAACCTGCTAGACTCGCCCCTGTGGGTGGACAGCCTGTACGAGCAGTACGCCCGGAAGTGGGGCATCACTCCTGCGGAGGTCCGGGAGAGATATCGGGCGCAAGTGCCACTGGGGCGCGGGTGCACCTACGAGGACGTCACCAACGTGCTGGTCTTCCTGGCCAGTCCCCAGGCGAGCTACATGACCGGCCAGGCCATCAACGTGACCGGCGGCCAGGAGATGCGCTAAGGCCCGCTCGGGCCTCAGCCGCTCCGGGGTTCAGCGGGCCAGGTAGATCGGGTTGCTCCAGGCCCGCCGGCCCTGTGGATCGTCCACTTCGAGACGCACGTACTTGGCTTCAGCGAGGCCGCCGAACTCGGCCTCGCTGACAGTCGTACCGGCTTCAGCGTGGACGCAGCCGCCGCGGTGCGCGTCACAGATGAAGGCGATGCGCCTGGCCTCTGACGTCCGGGCGTAAGCGCGGTTGCCGTCCACCACGAAGTCAAGTATCTCGGGGCCGGTGCTGGCATAGAAGCGCCCGGCCAGAAGCGCTTGGCGCAGTGCCGGGAGGCTGAGTTCGTCCGCTTGCACTGCCACCCAACCGCACCCGAAGTCGGC
The nucleotide sequence above comes from Anaerolineae bacterium. Encoded proteins:
- the srlD gene encoding sorbitol-6-phosphate dehydrogenase, with product MSDQLNRFRHVRHPLPEAMWTWPLTGVGLDHLGHERKAVTAPMPDIGPDELLLRVDAVGLCFSDTKVIAQGPDHPRLYGRDLKSNPVILGHEAAMTVMRVGSRLTGRFHLGERYIIQADIIYRGQGLAFGYALPGAMRQYAVVGPEVINGDEGCYLLPLNPETGYAEAALSEPWACVEHSYSLQYRAALQDGGTLLIAGGKPGVAYSFESLAAGGRPKRIVLAGVPQSVRSSVVAAFGSEAVSEEETPLEPGTVGALLEAHGGGFTDVVLLDPGPDAVAASMKALARGAALALVCTEPRSIMADVDVGRVHYENWEILGTTSLDVAQAYAGGVRTELKAGGKALFIGAGGPMGRMHVQRAIQSASGPSLVVASDTSDERLESLRTTFGPDAERRKVSLVCVNPASLGPEQYDAFLRRQAPDGYDDIVLLAPVAKLITTSVPHLAHGGTLNIFAGLARGSMAEVDACLFATKGIHFTGSSGSFIADLQAVLAKAERGDLAPEHSVAAIGGIHAGWDGMEAVINARFPGKIVLYPQIEDLPLTSLADLHQVLPDVAAKLDGQGRWTNEAEEELLRRRLSLPAGITAEWRQLVGQSAVVTGAAQGLGEAIARRLAREGANVVLGDLNLPRAQEVAQAIERQYGTRALAIRMDVTDEDSVRDALRLAVAEFGRLDIMVSNAGILQAFDIAEFPADVWRRVIEVNLTGYFICAREAARIMKEQGSGVILQINSKSGKKGSFRNSAYASSKFGGIGLTQSIALDLAPYNIRVNSICPGNLLDSPLWVDSLYEQYARKWGITPAEVRERYRAQVPLGRGCTYEDVTNVLVFLASPQASYMTGQAINVTGGQEMR